A section of the Rummeliibacillus pycnus genome encodes:
- a CDS encoding TVP38/TMEM64 family protein — protein MPDWLSIENFQSLAHQYRLIGTLLAIALPFLEAFFSFLPLAAFVVANASAYGLWWGFLFSWVGAVLGAYCVFLIVRKFGKSKIFRFVTEKNAVQKLIHWVEYQGFTPLFILLCFPFTPSALVNIVAGLSNLKKKRYLFTVMLAKFVMIFIISWIGSDLRALITNPIRTCLIIIIIVLLWWGGKQVEARLNEKIEKDMRKISKNRK, from the coding sequence GTGCCAGATTGGTTATCAATTGAAAATTTTCAGTCATTAGCACACCAATATCGATTAATTGGTACTCTATTAGCTATTGCATTACCATTTTTGGAAGCATTTTTTTCATTTTTGCCATTAGCAGCTTTTGTAGTGGCTAACGCTAGTGCATATGGTTTATGGTGGGGGTTCCTTTTTTCATGGGTTGGTGCTGTTTTAGGAGCGTATTGTGTATTTTTAATTGTACGAAAATTTGGTAAAAGTAAAATTTTCCGCTTCGTTACAGAAAAAAATGCCGTACAAAAATTAATACATTGGGTGGAATATCAAGGATTTACGCCGTTATTTATCTTATTATGTTTTCCTTTTACACCATCTGCACTTGTCAATATTGTGGCAGGTTTATCAAATTTAAAGAAAAAAAGATACTTATTCACGGTTATGTTAGCAAAATTTGTGATGATTTTTATCATTAGTTGGATAGGATCTGATCTACGAGCATTAATTACCAATCCAATTCGGACATGCCTAATTATTATCATCATCGTTTTGTTATGGTGGGGTGGAAAGCAAGTCGAAGCAAGATTAAATGAAAAAATTGAAAAAGATATGAGAAAGATTTCGAAAAATAGAAAATAA
- a CDS encoding CsbA family protein encodes MSVMKFLMALILPGLLVILFTRVTFKNYVGLALSVALIAASIYAGYTHPPLLYVVDAISLTIGFWYATKMMNQQKN; translated from the coding sequence ATGTCGGTAATGAAATTTTTAATGGCACTTATTTTGCCAGGTTTATTGGTTATCTTATTTACACGTGTTACATTCAAAAATTATGTAGGATTAGCTCTTTCAGTTGCTTTGATAGCGGCATCGATTTATGCAGGCTATACTCATCCACCACTACTGTATGTAGTAGATGCAATTTCACTTACAATTGGTTTCTGGTATGCAACAAAGATGATGAATCAACAGAAAAACTAA
- a CDS encoding PDZ domain-containing protein, with product MQIMYVDIVMELFKGIGRFFLNPLLYVAIIFSILIGYHRVKNERKSFNTRILWGWSETILMFKEGWLIGFVISIISILVGLVVPIQFIVLSAAVGVICLLTFYYHLASPAYPLGIAFIILWYTYITDGSWHFFNWDVTSASMHIGMLVSIPVMVGLLLMAEGYLIKKNAAKLASPQILKTERGLPSVIYLAKRLWLLPIFFVLPSGAIHEFLPYWPQIPLGSDSFSLILVPLVIGFQQRSRKMLPVHFYPQLGKTVEMLGCLVLVEAIIAYFFPIMGIAAVCVAIVGRALISIIYSISERHGSYAVTPQDSGVMVAGILPDSPAEAMGIQVGECIRKVNGIPVKTEEELYEALQINAAHCRLEVLDQDGEVRLRQHVIYRHDHFRIGLLVVR from the coding sequence ATGCAAATTATGTATGTAGATATTGTCATGGAACTATTTAAAGGCATCGGCCGTTTCTTTTTAAATCCGTTATTGTATGTTGCGATTATTTTCTCCATTTTAATTGGTTATCATCGTGTTAAAAATGAGAGGAAATCTTTTAATACACGAATTTTATGGGGCTGGTCTGAGACAATTTTAATGTTTAAAGAGGGCTGGCTAATCGGATTTGTCATTTCGATTATTAGTATTCTAGTAGGTTTGGTTGTTCCGATTCAATTTATCGTTTTAAGTGCTGCTGTAGGTGTTATATGTTTACTAACATTTTATTATCATCTAGCATCTCCAGCATATCCTTTAGGAATTGCATTCATCATTTTATGGTATACATATATAACTGATGGTTCTTGGCATTTCTTCAATTGGGATGTTACAAGTGCTTCAATGCATATTGGTATGCTGGTTTCAATACCAGTTATGGTTGGTCTTTTATTGATGGCAGAAGGGTATTTAATTAAAAAGAATGCTGCAAAACTTGCATCTCCCCAAATTTTAAAGACTGAACGCGGATTACCATCTGTAATTTATCTTGCAAAACGTTTATGGTTACTTCCTATATTCTTTGTTTTACCTAGTGGGGCAATACACGAATTTCTTCCATATTGGCCACAGATTCCATTAGGTAGTGATTCATTTTCATTGATTCTAGTACCACTTGTCATTGGTTTTCAACAACGATCTCGCAAAATGCTTCCAGTGCATTTCTATCCACAGTTAGGTAAAACTGTGGAAATGTTAGGATGCCTTGTATTAGTAGAAGCAATTATAGCTTATTTCTTCCCTATTATGGGGATAGCAGCGGTTTGTGTCGCAATCGTTGGACGAGCACTGATTTCGATTATTTATTCAATAAGCGAGCGTCATGGTAGTTATGCTGTGACTCCACAAGATTCAGGGGTTATGGTAGCTGGCATTTTACCAGATTCACCAGCAGAAGCGATGGGGATACAAGTAGGAGAGTGTATTCGTAAAGTAAATGGTATTCCTGTAAAAACAGAAGAGGAACTGTATGAGGCTTTGCAAATAAATGCTGCACATTGTCGATTAGAAGTACTTGATCAAGATGGAGAAGTTCGTCTAAGACAACATGTCATTTATCGCCATGATCATTTTAGAATTGGTTTGCTCGTTGTACGATAG
- a CDS encoding S41 family peptidase: MRKWWLYFLMIFVLGVGSFAFVKYQKTDKIVKEEQGVLQSVGEAYELIRKESVHETTEKQLIEGAINGMAGALKDPYSTYYTEEEAKMHREQLSDERVGIGAEITESQGRFIIVSPVKDSPAEKAGLKPYDEIVQVNGERTDGKTLTELLALIRGEEGTSLKMTVYRPSEDRHVELNMTRAAITQTTVNSKVLVSEGKNIGYISIKVFGEKTAEEWYKNTNELLKQKITALIVDVRSNPGGYLKSVEQVIGSLVQPNTTYAYMENATGNQEPLQVTNNRMGFKYDEQLKTLPVVLLQDEGSASASEVLSAALKDLRRASIIGVKSFGKGTVQETWPLSNGGELKLSTHKWLTPKREWIHGKGIKATLEVEQNPLFHMKLPPITGNFKEGDFSDNIQSVQEVLKAQGYSVSRVDGYFDRTTAKAIEEYSKKHQLTNGNKMDDTFLFALHEEMVKYRNNLDNDLQLQMAIGFINHQLK, translated from the coding sequence TTAATGATTTTTGTATTAGGTGTAGGGTCATTTGCTTTTGTGAAGTACCAGAAAACGGACAAGATCGTAAAAGAGGAACAAGGAGTATTACAATCAGTAGGAGAAGCTTACGAGCTAATTCGCAAAGAGTCTGTCCATGAAACGACAGAAAAACAACTTATTGAAGGTGCTATCAATGGTATGGCTGGTGCACTAAAAGACCCATATAGTACGTACTATACGGAAGAAGAAGCAAAGATGCATAGGGAACAGTTGTCAGATGAAAGAGTGGGAATTGGGGCCGAAATTACTGAAAGTCAGGGACGTTTTATCATTGTGTCCCCAGTAAAAGATTCACCAGCTGAAAAGGCTGGGTTAAAACCATATGACGAAATTGTACAAGTAAATGGTGAACGGACTGATGGTAAAACATTAACAGAATTATTAGCCCTGATTCGAGGTGAGGAAGGTACATCCTTGAAGATGACAGTTTATAGACCTTCAGAAGATCGCCATGTAGAGCTAAATATGACAAGGGCAGCAATCACACAGACTACGGTTAATAGTAAGGTGCTAGTTTCAGAAGGTAAAAATATTGGCTATATATCAATTAAAGTCTTTGGAGAGAAGACAGCTGAAGAGTGGTATAAAAATACCAATGAACTTTTGAAGCAAAAAATTACAGCATTAATTGTAGACGTTCGCAGTAATCCTGGTGGTTATTTAAAAAGTGTAGAGCAAGTAATTGGAAGTTTAGTACAACCGAATACAACCTATGCTTATATGGAAAATGCAACGGGAAATCAGGAACCATTACAAGTAACGAATAATAGAATGGGATTTAAGTATGATGAACAATTGAAAACACTACCTGTTGTATTATTACAAGATGAGGGTAGTGCATCAGCGAGCGAGGTTTTAAGCGCAGCATTAAAAGACTTAAGACGTGCTTCGATAATAGGTGTGAAAAGTTTTGGAAAAGGGACAGTTCAAGAAACTTGGCCGTTATCAAATGGTGGGGAGCTTAAACTTTCAACGCATAAATGGTTAACACCAAAACGAGAATGGATACACGGTAAGGGTATCAAAGCAACATTAGAGGTAGAACAAAATCCGTTATTCCATATGAAATTACCACCTATAACTGGCAATTTTAAAGAAGGTGATTTTTCGGATAATATTCAATCCGTTCAGGAAGTTCTAAAAGCCCAAGGGTATTCAGTTAGTAGAGTTGATGGCTATTTCGATAGAACAACAGCAAAAGCCATAGAAGAATATAGCAAAAAACATCAGCTAACAAATGGAAATAAAATGGACGACACTTTCCTTTTTGCTTTACATGAAGAAATGGTGAAATACAGAAATAATCTTGATAATGATCTGCAACTACAAATGGCAATTGGTTTTATCAATCATCAATTAAAATAA